A region of the Arachis hypogaea cultivar Tifrunner chromosome 15, arahy.Tifrunner.gnm2.J5K5, whole genome shotgun sequence genome:
agtttggtgtggtaaaagcataagctttttgtttttccattaccattgatggcacctaagaccggagaatcctctagaaaagggaaagggaagacaaaagcttccacctccgagtcatgggagatggaaagattcatctccaaagctcatcaagaccacttctatgatgttgtggccaagaagaaggtgatccccgaggtccatttcaagctcaagagaaatgagtatccggagatccgacatgaaatccaaagaagaggttgggaaattctaataaaccccatccaacaagttggcatcttaatgattcaagagttctatgccaatgcatggatcactaggaaccatgatcaaagtaagaacccgaacccaaagaattatctcaccatggttcgggggaaatacttagattttagtccggaaaatgtgaggttggcgtttgaattgcctatgatgcaaggagatgcacgcccctacactagaagggtcaactttaatcaaaggttggaccaagtcctcatggacatatgtgtggaaggagctcaatggaagattgactcaaaaggcaaaccggttcaacttagaagactggaccttaagcctgtggctagaggatggttggagttcatccaacgctccatcatccccactagcaaccaatctgaagttactgtggatcgggccatcatgatccatagcatcatgattggagaggaagtagaagttcatgaagtcatctcccttgaactctacaaaatggcCGAAAAGTCTTCccctttggcaaggctagctttccctcatcttatttgccatctatgttacttagctgaagctttcatagaaggagacattcccattgaggaagagaagcccatcactaagaaaaggatggagcaaacaagagagcccactcatggagctcaagaaacacatgaggaagcccatcataaaaaaaaatccctgagatacctcaagggatgcacttttctccacagaatttttgggagcaaatcaacacctccctaggagaattgagttccaacatgggacaattaagggtggaacatcaagagcactccatcatccttcatgaaattagagaagatcaaaaagcaatgagggaggagcaacaaagacaaggaagagatatagaagagctcaaggacatcattggttcctcaaggagaaaacgccaccatcactaaggtggactcattccttgttcttacattctctgttttttattttctttatgttaagtgcttatccatgtttgtatcttaatacatgatcattagtatttagtaactatgtcttaaagttatgaatgtcctatgaatccatcacctctcttaaatgaaaaatgttttaattcaaaagaacaagaagtacatgagtttcgaatttatccttgaacttagtttaattatattgatgtggtgacaatgcttcttgttttctgaatgaatgcctgaacagtgcatatgtcttttgaagttgttgttcatgaatgttaaatatgttggctcttgaaagaatgatgacaaggagacatgttatttgataatctgaaaaatcataaaaatgattcttgaagcaagaaaaagcagtgaatacaaaagcttgtagaaaaaaaaataaaaaaaatagcgaaaaaaatagaaagaaaaagaaaaagcaagcagaaaaagccaaaagctcttaaaaccaagaggcaagagcaaaaagccaataacccttaaaaccaaaaggcaagggtaaataaaaaggatcccaaggctttgagcatcagtggataggagggcctaaaggaataaaatcctggcctaagcggctaaaccaatctgtccctaaccatgtgcttgtggcgtgaaggtgtcaagtgaaaacttgagactgagcggttaaagtcaaggtccaaagcaaaataagagtgtgcttaagaaccctggacacctctaattggggactttagcaaagctgagtcacaatctgaaaaggttcacccaattatgtgtctgtggcatttatgtatccggtggtaatactggaaaacaaagtgcttagggccacagccaagactcataaagtagctgtgttcaagaatcaacatactgaactaggagaatcaataacactatctgaactctgagttcctatagataccaatcattctgaacctcaatggataaagtgagatgccaaaactattcaagaggcaaaaagttacaagtcccgctcatctgattggagctatgtttcattgatagtttggaatttatagtatattctctttttttttatcctatttgattttcagttacttggggacaagcaacaatttaagtttggtgttgtgatgagcggataatttataccctttttggcattgtttttagtatgtatttagtaggatctagttacttttagggatgtttttattagtttttatgttaaattcacatttctggactttactatgagtttgtgtatttttctgtgatttcaggtattttctggctgaaattgagggacttgagcaaaaatcagattcagaggttgaagaaggactgctgatgctgttagattctgacctccctgcactcaaagtagattttctggagctacagaactcaaaatggcgcgctttcaattgctttggaaagtagacatccagagctttccagcaatatataatagtccatactttggccgagtttagacgacgtaaatgggcgttgaacgccagttctacgctgcagtctggagttaaacgccagaaacacgtcacaagccagagttgaataccagaaatatgttacaaactggcgttcaactccagaaaaagcctctgcacgtgtaacattcaagctcagcccaagcacacaccaagtgggccccggaagtagatttatgcatcaattacttacttctgtaaaccctagtaactagtttagtataaatagaactttttactattgtatttgacatcttatcATCTTTGGAAGATccgggattgtatttttgatcatgtgatcacgttttgggggctggccattcggccatgcctgaacctttcacttatgtattttcaacggtagagtctctacactccatagattaaggtgtggagctctgctgttccttatgaattaatgcaaagtactactattttctattcaattcaacttattccacttctaagatattcattcacacttcaatatgaatgtgatgagcgtgacaatcatcatcattcccccacgaacgcgtgcttgacaaccacttccgttccaccttagattgaatgagtatctcttagatctcttaatcagaatcttcgtggtataagctagattgatggcggcattcatgagagtccaaaaagtctaaaccttatctgtggtattccgagtaggattctgggattgaatgactgtgacgaacttcaaactcacgagtgctgggcgtagtgacagacgcaaaaggagggtgaatcctattccagtatgatcgagaacctcagatgattagccgtgctgtgacagagcatttggaccattttcacaagaggatgggatgcagccattgaccacggtgatgcctccagatgattagccatgcagtgacagcgcatcggaccattttcacagagaggatgaaaagtagccattgacaatggtgatgtccctacataaagccagccatggaaaggagtaggactgattggatgaagacagcaggaaagcagaagttcagagggacgaaagcatctctatacgcttatctgaaattctcaccaatgatatacgtaagtatttctatctttattttctgtttatttaatattaattttcgaaaactccataaccatttgatatctgcctgactgagatctacaagataaccatagcttgcttcataccaacaatctctgtgggatcgacccttactcacgtaaggtttattacttggacgacctagtgcacttgctggttagttgtacgaagttgtgaagttatatttggaccatggttctgtgcatctgttttggtgccattgccagggaaagaacgaacaaataattttacaaatctaAATTTgagtgatcacgatttcgcataccATGTACCGAAGTAAATATTTCAAAGACTCTACTTTTCTCAGTGCAGAAGTTGAAAACAACccttcttggggatggaggagTGTAGTAGAGGGTAGAAAAGTTCTGGAAAAAGGTATCCTATATAGGGTGGACAACGGTTCAGATATCAGAATAAGAAAAGATTCATGGATTCATAATTATCTGTCTATTACTCCTAATACAGAGACTAATTCAGAGCACAATCCTACATGGGTTTCAGACCTAATTTTACCAAACAGAACATGGAACTAGATACTAATACAAGAAATATTCAGACCAAAAATTACAGAGGCTATCATAAATACTGAAATCCAACAAGGTGTTGATGAGGTTACCTGGCTGAAGGAGAAAATGGATGCTATTCAGTAGCATTTGGGTACCAGCTAGCGCTCCAATTCTTCCACCCTCCAGTGGAGTTCCTGCCAGAACAGTGTCAAAATAAGCAACTATGGCCTGATATTTGGAGCATCAAGTTCCAACCCAAGATCAAAAAATTTTCTGAAAAATTATGCACAAAGGCCTACCTGTCCAACAACAACTAAGTGAAAGACTTCCATCAGTGAGTCCATTATGTCAGTGATGCAACTGGTCCCCTGAAACTGTTGTTTATTACCTCTGGATGTGTATAGATGATGTTGAGACTTGGCAAATCACTAATTTACATATTCCAGCTTTAATTAAAGAACCATGGATTTGGTGGAGTGAGCTTGACAAAAATATAAAGTTTGGCAGTAATTCGACGAAGAAAAAGGAGCTTGTAGCAAATGTAGTATGGGAGATTTGGAAGGCTCGGAACGAGACTATATTCGAAAATCAGAGACACCATCCTCTTCAAATTGTTGATGTTGCTTGCCACGCCATGGAAGAAGACCGAcactgtaacagcccagaccacccgctagcacaatattgtctgctttggcacacaaggcctcacgattttgcctttgacgatagggatgatagccaaagcctcccacactcactcgtcaaaacgcgccatgctagggagaggtatccacacccttataaggcatgcttcgtttccctccccaaccgatgtgggaccttacaattgGAACGAAGCATGTCTTATAagagtgtggatacctctccctagcatgacgcattttgacgagtgagtgtaggggctttggctatcatccctatcgtcaaaggcaaaaccgtgaggccttgtgtgccaaagcggacaatattgtGCTAAcgggtggtctggactgttacagatggtatcagagctggagcccagatcgatgtgccagcgagggtgctgggctcccttagggggtggattgtaaagtCCCACATcgattggggaggggaacgaagcatgccttataagggtatggatacctctccctagcatgacgcgttttgacaagtgagtgtaggggctttggctatcatccctatcgtcaaaggcaaaattgtgaggccttgtgtgccaaagcggacaatatcgtacgaagcatgccttataagggtgtggatacctctccctagcatgacgcgttttgacaagtgagtgtggggggctttggctatcatccctatcgtcaaaggtaaaattgtgaggccttgtgtgccaaagcggacaatatcgtacgaagcatgccttataagggtgtggatacctctccctagcatgacgcgttttgacgagtgagtgtggaggactttggctatcatccctatcgtcaaaggcaaaaccgtgagaccttgtgtgccaaagcggacaatatcgtgctagcgggtgtcCTGGGCTGTTACAAATGGTATCAAAGCCGGatcccggatcgatgtgccagcaagGGCACTGGACTCTCTTAGGGGGTgtattgtaaggtcccacattggttggggagggaaacgaagcaggccttataagggtgtggatacctctccctagcatgacatattttgacgagtgagtgtggggggctttggctatcatccctatcgtcaaaggcaaaatcgtgaggcctcttgtgccaaagcggacaatatcgcgctagcgggtggtctggactgttaTAGACACCCTCATTGAACACCCTTTTCCTGGAGATCCCCTTCACCTTCTAATTACTTTACCTTTTGGTTCCCcttctttctattaaattatggTATTATGACTTAAGTTGGATTATTCCATTTTTACCCTTGTTGTGCTATCTTTTTTTAGACCACCAATTTCATtcaatgaaattatttttaacttgaaaaaaaaggaaaataatagtccatcttaaattttaattttttttataaattatgtataaattttgtttagttttctttaaaatttttatttaaatttttttatattaaataaattaaactttaattcctctccaaattttattctttagacaCGTCCTTGTTTGTTAGTCATGCATCGTTCATTGGATTGTAGATTTGTAGGGAAAAATCTTTACAAAACTTATATAGAGAATAGGGGTGACAACATACATCCTATCTACGGGTATCTAACCCTACTCAATTCGGTCGGGTAAGATTACAAATTTGATCCGTTGTGGGTAGGATTGTGTGTGGAGTGGTTTTAAGCGCGAATCGAGTTGCGTGCAAGTTGAGTCTCAACTCTATCTGACCAACCCAtatcctatatatgtatatattataaaaatatgttataGGTGGGTGTTGAATCAATGACCTCTCATTTAGTGCAAAAGTTTTTTACCATCAAAGCAAGATCATTAATTAATACTTTAacaattttgtttatataaaacCAATTCTATTTTAGTGatatataaatacaatattaTATCATAACATTTTGTTTgtatttgtattattaatttaagTAAAGACTTTTATGTAGAATTGAATATTtgatggttatattatttattgGACGATTGTGTTGTTTGTGGGATAATTGTGTtgtttatattgaatttttaatttgcatGCTCATtaggttatataataatattgcatATTTGTGAAAACTCGTTGATAGGATCGGATATCCGCAAGTAGGGTTAGAGTTTGGTTGTTCTCAAGTCACAAGTAGAGTAGTCTTGAGTTTTAGTAATAAATTCAACTCACGAGTAAAGTCAGGATTAGGTTCAAATCCTATTCTATCCTATTCATTGCCACCCCTATTAGAAAATTGCTTAATACATACAGATTTATAGACAATTTTGgtctttattacagacagatttttggttaccgacagaCTTCGTCCCTTTGTAAAAGCCTCGtcagaaattatttaccgacagatttttttaGTTTTGTACCAGTTACCGACAAATTTTTTCTCGGTAAATTCTCCCCTCCATTTCCCTGGAACGTCAACTTTTCGACagatttttcgtcggtaattagAGACAGATTTTTTGACAGATTTTCTTTTGGTAATTAGGGACAaatttttcgacggattttccgtcaataattagagacagattttctgacggattttctgtcggtaATTAGCAACAAATTTTCCGTCGATAATTGGAGCCTTGGAAAACCATTCGAAACTCTGAATATAGATAGAAAATCTGTTTGTATATCCGttagtaaggtaaaatagaattttttaaagatttttcatTGCAAAATAAATACTTTAGGTTTGTTTTCTAAATTTACTCCATCAAACACActgtaaattgaaaaaagaaagccAAAAATCACATGGATAAATATAATATTCATTACATGATACCTATAAAattggatgttatttttcaaCATCATTAGCTAATATCTCACTGTCTCAATAAAAAGATACCCAAAAAAATAAGATGACCATCCCAATATTACATGGATCTCCTTCATTAACTGATGTCACAAATTACACTTAGTACTTAAAGATGGGATAATCTAAAATATTAATGGATAACCAAGTTGCATTGGCAGCATTAAGCTCCACATTGGAAGTTGATCTTGGCATCTCCTGACTGAAATAGAATTAAAACCTCTCACTGTTGAAGATATGATGGATAGATAGCCATAAACCTTTAACGGCAATTAAAAGACAGGAAAAAATCTCCACCTGCTATCGAGTGAAACAACATAGCTATTCAAGGCCAATGCATATGAAGTAGACTGCAAAAATGACCTATATAATCATATTATTGCAAATATTGTTTAAAATGGAGGATTGAAAATTTAGTTAACATATCTTTCTAATTGACAGAAGTTGAGAAGCAATTGCATATGTTAAAGCAATACACTTACTTGACTATGATAATGAATAGTGTTAGCTCCAATTATAAGAACACCACCTATTGGTAGGTCCCCTCAAGCAAACCAAAAATTACTAGGTACATTGACATGCTTAAAGCcccacgagagagagagagagagagagagagagagagagagatacagAATAATAGAAAAAGGAGAATGATATTTGTACACCTTGATATGTGTTTTACTTTTGTACCCCAAATCTATCACCAATAATTTGGATTTGATCCCCGAcacactttttcttcttctatcttctccATTCTTGGATTTAATACGTGTATAAATTGAACACCAATTTACAGTTTGGATGCTAAATTTGCATCAGTTATACTACTTAAGATTCATAAAATATGCAGTATAAAATCCCTTATAGCACgaaaacatggaagaaaatacaCAGCAAAGAGAATGCTAAATATGCAAAGTCAGATGCACCAAAGTTGATACTATCAAATACAAATGCCAAAACATTGATGGGTTAGGTGGTTGCAACAAACTGATAGAAACAATCAAACATAAATATAAGTCTCACAAATTTAGGGTGCTAAAAAGATTAGATACCAATGTACACGAAATAGACTTACGAGTATTTCAATTTTTATGAGGTGGAAGACATCAACAACTCTTGTAAATAGTTTAGCTCCAAAAAGAAGTCCTGCACCAAGAATGAATGTAAGAGCCAATCCCAGAACCAAATCATCTGCAATATAATTGTTTGTTAGTCTTACAGCTAATTTAATTGAGCAAAGATTaggatattttttctttaaatagcAATGTAAAGAACCTGTAATACTCAAGCTGCCTAGCAAACATAGATTTGGCATTATGTAAACAGAGAGGTATGAACAAAAATAGATTGAAAGTAGGATGAAGTAAAAAATAGCGCATTATGTAAACAGAGAGGTATCAACCTGCCCAGCAACAGCAAGACCATCGACAAGAAGAGATACTGCCAGCCAAATCTGCAGGCAGACTTGAAATGCAGCCATAGATTTTGATCCCTGGCGGGCAGCTAGTGAGGTGGCCAGAGTGACACAGAATGTTACAGTAGTTACTCTAATTAAGAACAAAAAACTTGGATgacaagaataaaacaaaaaataatctcAATGCTGAAATGCTAGTTAACCTATTTGGCTATTTTCTAGGGATAATCAACTCGAAATGCAATCATAGAACATGACACTTCTATAGGATTTCAATAATACTGaatgcaattaaaataaaaagagaattgtGAACAAGAAAGAGAAGATGATAGCCCACTCGGCACTCTCTAACTCTGTTGGGTATTTTGGACGGCCTATTCGGAATCGGACAGCTTTTGCTGAATATATAGGGAGGCCTTGTTGAAAATATACTGCATggtaaaaaaatatacattaatcAGCTAATTAAGTTTAACTTAATATTCTTGACATTAGTCATTTTTCAGTTCAACGCTACTGGAGTAACCTTTGAATGGCTGACATGAATCTTAGTGATTAGACATATTTTGGAAGTTGGCTTATAAGCTAAAGTCTCTGGGAcagaaggatcacttcccctttACTAGACCAGTACGATGCTCTAAAATCAGTCCTATCTCGAGGATCCAATGTATTCAGAACACTTTCTcatcaaaaaatataattaaataagttAAGCATCATTAATCATTTTTCATTAACCATTACAACATTTTCCTAATCAAGTACAATCACATGGATAAAAAATAATTCTCTTAAAGTGAGTTTTCAtgcaaattataaataaatttgttaATATGATCAAATTAAGATCAAATGTCATATTTTACTTACTGTTTGCTGCTCAAAGAAGCTGTCAAGGTTAAAGCTTTGTGATCTTGAAATGAGTTCAAAAGCATTCATTGAAACcgatttctcttttctctttgtcacTTGATTTTCCTACACATAAATCAAAGAGAATTAACTTAATGAC
Encoded here:
- the LOC112750033 gene encoding uncharacterized protein isoform X2, encoding MLLNSFQDHKALTLTASLSSKHCPPGIKIYGCISSLPADLAGSISSCRWSCCCWADDLVLGLALTFILGAGLLFGAKLFTRVVDVFHLIKIEILSTSYALALNSYVVSLDSSQEMPRSTSNVELNAANATWLSINILDYPIFKY